One Megalops cyprinoides isolate fMegCyp1 chromosome 4, fMegCyp1.pri, whole genome shotgun sequence genomic window carries:
- the usp39 gene encoding U4/U6.U5 tri-snRNP-associated protein 2, with translation MVSVKRDRDIDVEDDDEVPVKIGRSQDGEDRRSRHCPYLDTINRSVLDFDFEKLCSISLSHINVYACLICGKYFQGRGLKSHAYTHSVQFTHHVFLNLHTLKFYCLPDNYEIIDSSLEDITYVLKPTFTRQHIANLDKQGKLYRAYDGTTYLPGIVGLNNIKANDYANVVLQALSNVPPLRNYFLEEENYRGIRRPPGDIMFLLVQRFGELMRKLWNPRNFKAHVSPHEMLQAVVLCSKKNFQITKQGDAVDFLSWFLNALHGALGGTKKKPSIITKVFQGSMRIFSKKLPHPDLPPEEKEALLLKEEYQEEMSESTFLYLTLDLPTAPLYKDEKEQLIIPQVPLFNILAKFNGITEKEYKTYKENFLKRFQLTKLPPYLIFCIKRFTKNNFFVEKNPTIVNFPITNVDLREYLTEEAQVSEKNTTYDLVANVVHDGKPSEGAYRIHVLHHGTGKWYELQDLQVTDILPQMITLSEAYIQIWKRRESGDDVKNNTGA, from the exons ATGGTTTCTGTGAAACGAGACAGAGACATCGATGTTGAAGACGACGATGAGG TGCCAGTGAAGATTGGCCGTTCTCAAGATGGAGAAGATCGCAGAAGCCGCCACTGTCCTTACTTGGACACCATTAACAG GAGTGTGctggattttgattttgagaAGCTgtgctccatctctctctcccacataAATGTTTATGCATGCCTCATCTGTGGCAAATACTTCCAAG gCAGAGGACTGAAGTCCCATGCCTACACCCACAGTGTGCAGTTCACCCATCATGTCTTCCTGAACTTGCACACTCTCAAGTTCTACTGCCTGCCTGATAATTACGAGATCATAGACTCCTCACTGGAGGACATTACG taTGTGCTGAAGCCCACCTTCACCAGGCAGCACATCGCCAATCTGGATAAGCAGGGAAAGCTGTACCGTGCCTACGACGGCACAACCTATCTGCCGGGCATTGTGGGCCTCAACAACATTAAGGCCAATGACTATGCCAACGTGGTGCTGCAG GCTTTGTCAAACGTGCCTCCGTTGCGGAACTACTTTCTCGAGGAGGAAAACTACCGGGGGATCCGCCGCCCGCCCGGCGACATCATGTTCCTGCTGGTGCAGCGCTTCGGGGAGTTGATGCGCAAGCTGTGGAACCCCCGAAACTTCAAAGCCCACGTGTCGCCGCACGAGATGCTGCAGGCGGTGGTGCTGTGCAGCAAGAAGAACTTCCAGATCACCAAGCAGG GGGATGCTGTTGACTTTCTGTCCTGGtttctgaatgcactgcatGGCGCCCTGGGAGGCACCAAGAAGAAGCCTT CAATCATTACCAAGGTGTTCCAGGGATCCATGCGCATCTTTTCTAAGAAGCTGCCCCACCCAGATTTG CCGCCGGAGGAGAAAGAGGCCCTACTCCTGAAGGAGGAGTACCAGGAGGAGATGTCAGAGTCCACCTTCCTGTACCTGACCCTGGATCTCCCCACTGCCCCTCTCTACAAGGATGAGAAGGAGCAGCTCATCATCCCCCAAGTCCCCCTCTTCAACATTCTGGCCAAGTTCAACGGCATTACAGAGAAG GAGTACAAAACCTACAAAGAGAACTTCCTCAAAAGGTTCCAGCTGACCAAACTGCCGCCCTACCTCATCTTCTGCATCAAGAGATTCACCAAGAACAACTTCTTTGTGGAGAAAAACCCCACCATTGTCAACTTCCCCATTAC GAACGTGGACCTGCGCGAGTACTTGACAGAAGAGGCACAGGTGTCGGAGAAGAACACCACCTACGACTTGGTGGCCAAtgtggtgcatgatgggaagcCGTCAGAGGGCGCTTACAGGATTCATGTTCTCCATCAT GGGACTGGGAAGTGGTATGAGCTCCAGGACCTGCAGGTGACTGACATCCTGCCCCAGATGATCACGCTGTCAGAGGCATACATACAG ATctggaagagaagagagagcgGGGATGATGTGAAGAACAACACAGGAGCATGA
- the sftpbb gene encoding surfactant protein Bb isoform X2 has product MAALKFIFLAFLASLGTSLARVLTGPVQTEGNHTWQSEDSCRDCTQIFELFTDMISNADTQVIIQRSLDGLCKRLPTSEAQSACLNQVEKYLPIALHFLAKFIKPGEMCMVLGLCVTQSNAKQQELFTNHITAEDMSSVALGRGTLPEGRVSPQCTFCIFLIKKLESMLPKERTEEAVVKMLGQVCNVLPESVKEQCEDFINKYGKEVIDFLLSSAAPHTICVMIHLCLVRELPLVDTPPPNDCESCQTLAVLSQVHLGPNATEHQTSSFLDSVCLMYPFAMPKCEVFTQRYGPRLQRILGKQGSTLDMCGKEDLCVAVKEVKMLGADHCTWGNNYRCRDMKMAVECNSVQFCQKYVWN; this is encoded by the exons ATGGCCGCTTTAAAATTCATATTCCTGGCCTTCCTTGCATCTCTGGGCACAT CCCTGGCTCGAGTCCTTACTGGACCTGTGCAGACAGAGGGGAACCACACTTGGCAATCTGAG GATAGCTGCAGGGACTGCACCCAGATCTTTGAACTTTTCACAGACATGATCTctaatgcagacacacag GTGATTATCCAGAGGAGCCTGGATGGTTTGTGCAAACGTCTGCCTACCAGCGAAGCCCAATCCGCCTGCCTGAACCAAGTTGAGAAGTATTTGCCCATTGCCCTGCACTTCCTGGCTAAGTTTATT AAGCCTGGTGAGATGTGCATGGTCTTGGGACTGTGCGTTACTCAATCAAATGCCAAGCAGCAGGAGTTATTCACCAATCACATTACTGCTGAAGACATGTCCAGTGTGGCTCTTGGGCGAGGCACTCTTCCAGAG ggaCGTGTCAGCCCTCAGTGCACCTTCTGTATATTCCTCATTAAGAAACTGGAGAGCATGTTGCCTAAGGAGAGGACGGAG GAAGCTGTAGTGAAGATGCTGGGCCAAGTGTGCAATGTGCTGCCTGAGAGTGTCAAGGAGCAGTGCGAGGATTTCATCAACAAGTACGGCAAGGAGGTGATCGATTTCCTGCTGTCGTCAGCCGCGCCCCACACCATCTGCGTCATGATCCACCTCTGCCTGGTCCGTGAGCTGCCTCTCGTGG ATACACCCCCTCCCAATGACTGTGAATCCTGCCAGACCTTAGCGGTGCTGTCCCAGGTCCATCTGGGCCCCAACGCCACAGAGCACCAGACCTCCTCCTTCCTGGACTCTGTCTGCCTGATGTATCCCTTTGCTATGCCTAAG TGTGAGGTCTTCACCCAGCGCTATGGTCCCAGGCTGCAGAGGATCCTGGGAAAACAAGGGAGCACTCTGGACATGTGTGGG AAGGAGGATCTGTGTGTCGCAGTGAAAGAGGTCAAGATGCTGGGAGCAGACCACTGCACCTGGGGAAATAACTACAGATGCAGAGATATGAAGATGGCCGTGGAGTGTAAT AGTGTGCAATTCTGCCAAAAATATGTGTGGAACTAG
- the sftpbb gene encoding surfactant protein Bb isoform X1, with product MAALKFIFLAFLASLGTSALARVLTGPVQTEGNHTWQSEDSCRDCTQIFELFTDMISNADTQVIIQRSLDGLCKRLPTSEAQSACLNQVEKYLPIALHFLAKFIKPGEMCMVLGLCVTQSNAKQQELFTNHITAEDMSSVALGRGTLPEGRVSPQCTFCIFLIKKLESMLPKERTEEAVVKMLGQVCNVLPESVKEQCEDFINKYGKEVIDFLLSSAAPHTICVMIHLCLVRELPLVDTPPPNDCESCQTLAVLSQVHLGPNATEHQTSSFLDSVCLMYPFAMPKCEVFTQRYGPRLQRILGKQGSTLDMCGKEDLCVAVKEVKMLGADHCTWGNNYRCRDMKMAVECNSVQFCQKYVWN from the exons ATGGCCGCTTTAAAATTCATATTCCTGGCCTTCCTTGCATCTCTGGGCACAT CAGCCCTGGCTCGAGTCCTTACTGGACCTGTGCAGACAGAGGGGAACCACACTTGGCAATCTGAG GATAGCTGCAGGGACTGCACCCAGATCTTTGAACTTTTCACAGACATGATCTctaatgcagacacacag GTGATTATCCAGAGGAGCCTGGATGGTTTGTGCAAACGTCTGCCTACCAGCGAAGCCCAATCCGCCTGCCTGAACCAAGTTGAGAAGTATTTGCCCATTGCCCTGCACTTCCTGGCTAAGTTTATT AAGCCTGGTGAGATGTGCATGGTCTTGGGACTGTGCGTTACTCAATCAAATGCCAAGCAGCAGGAGTTATTCACCAATCACATTACTGCTGAAGACATGTCCAGTGTGGCTCTTGGGCGAGGCACTCTTCCAGAG ggaCGTGTCAGCCCTCAGTGCACCTTCTGTATATTCCTCATTAAGAAACTGGAGAGCATGTTGCCTAAGGAGAGGACGGAG GAAGCTGTAGTGAAGATGCTGGGCCAAGTGTGCAATGTGCTGCCTGAGAGTGTCAAGGAGCAGTGCGAGGATTTCATCAACAAGTACGGCAAGGAGGTGATCGATTTCCTGCTGTCGTCAGCCGCGCCCCACACCATCTGCGTCATGATCCACCTCTGCCTGGTCCGTGAGCTGCCTCTCGTGG ATACACCCCCTCCCAATGACTGTGAATCCTGCCAGACCTTAGCGGTGCTGTCCCAGGTCCATCTGGGCCCCAACGCCACAGAGCACCAGACCTCCTCCTTCCTGGACTCTGTCTGCCTGATGTATCCCTTTGCTATGCCTAAG TGTGAGGTCTTCACCCAGCGCTATGGTCCCAGGCTGCAGAGGATCCTGGGAAAACAAGGGAGCACTCTGGACATGTGTGGG AAGGAGGATCTGTGTGTCGCAGTGAAAGAGGTCAAGATGCTGGGAGCAGACCACTGCACCTGGGGAAATAACTACAGATGCAGAGATATGAAGATGGCCGTGGAGTGTAAT AGTGTGCAATTCTGCCAAAAATATGTGTGGAACTAG
- the c4h2orf68 gene encoding UPF0561 protein C2orf68 homolog: MDVLRDEEEQQMKYKPGGRLDMNHGFLHHIRRNQIARDDYDKEVKQAKERQRRRPTTAPRRPRRPDIQVYHPRHRNGSEPGTGVEAEEWNESGSSTEPETTGTELFWLDYQADCGRLTSFIVHKDDQPERIVERVAEENVLDPAMRAALKARVREEMDKRRDKR, encoded by the exons ATGGATGTTTTGCGAGACGAAGAAGAACAACAGATGAAATACAAACCCGGAGGTCGTTTAGACATGAATCATGGTTTTTTACACCATATTCGACGGAACCAGATTGCCAG AGATGATTACGACAAGGAAGTGAAGCAGGCAAAGGAACGACAGAGGCGCAGACCTACTACCGCGCCGAGGCGACCCCGTCGGCCTGATATTCAAGTGTACCACCCCCGCCACCGGA ATGGATCAGAACCGGGCACAGGTGTGGAGGCTGAAGAGTGGAACGAAAGCGGGTCGAGCACAGAACCCGAGACCACGGGCACCGAGCTGTTCTGGCTGGATTACCAGGCTGACTGTGGCCGCCTCACCTCTTTCATTGTTCACAAG GATGACCAGCCGGAGAGGATAGTGGAAAGAGTGGCAGAAGAAAATGTCCTGGACCCGGCCATGAGGGCAGCACTGAAGGCCCGGGTTCGAGAGGAAATGGACAAGAGGCGAGACAAGCGCTGA